In Cytobacillus oceanisediminis, the following proteins share a genomic window:
- a CDS encoding CdaR family transcriptional regulator has protein sequence MLLPDLAEKIIAEVRQFLQEDIIVANTCGVIIASTDAGRIGSFHEGALLSMKNKEKLIITREDQSRLQGVKAGINLPIFFKGETVGVIGITGNPNKISPFAEIIRKLTELFISESYFAEQLDWQARALEGFMFDWLEKKEWDPAFKERAHLLKINLAVDRQVSIAEFRQNSQLLHRDLWNRILSWKEAGPHDILIRWGNNRIVLLAGVSSAKKENSIGEKVTRFHRFLENLLAAEVSIGTGKPLPPFSLSDSFMQAERALKIAKDRGTIIFDQDLTIEMIFDDLSPETKKDFIERTIGTFMNEQDLMVTLQELFRQNHSLKNTAEALHIHINTLHYRLKKISDLSGLYTSNLNDLMKLFIAVKLLEEGTKNN, from the coding sequence ATGTTGTTGCCTGACCTGGCTGAAAAAATTATAGCTGAAGTGCGTCAGTTTCTTCAGGAAGATATCATAGTTGCCAATACCTGCGGGGTGATCATTGCAAGTACAGATGCAGGCAGAATAGGCAGTTTTCATGAAGGAGCACTTCTTAGCATGAAAAATAAGGAAAAGCTGATTATTACCAGGGAGGATCAGTCACGCCTTCAGGGTGTAAAAGCGGGTATTAACCTGCCGATCTTTTTTAAAGGGGAAACAGTTGGCGTTATTGGCATAACCGGAAATCCCAATAAAATTTCCCCATTCGCAGAAATCATCCGCAAACTAACAGAGTTATTTATCAGTGAAAGTTACTTTGCAGAGCAGCTCGATTGGCAGGCTCGTGCACTGGAAGGTTTTATGTTTGACTGGCTGGAGAAAAAAGAATGGGATCCTGCATTCAAAGAACGGGCTCATCTGCTGAAAATAAATCTGGCTGTTGACAGACAGGTTTCTATAGCAGAGTTCAGGCAAAATAGCCAATTGCTTCATCGGGATCTTTGGAATAGAATTTTATCTTGGAAAGAAGCAGGTCCGCATGATATTCTGATTCGCTGGGGCAACAATCGAATTGTGCTTTTAGCCGGGGTTTCTTCAGCAAAAAAAGAAAATAGTATAGGGGAAAAGGTCACCCGCTTCCATCGTTTTCTTGAAAACCTTCTAGCTGCTGAAGTAAGCATTGGTACCGGTAAACCATTGCCTCCCTTCAGCCTTTCCGACTCATTTATGCAGGCAGAGCGAGCGTTAAAAATCGCAAAAGACCGAGGCACCATCATATTTGATCAGGATTTGACCATTGAAATGATATTTGATGATCTATCTCCAGAAACTAAAAAGGACTTTATAGAAAGAACCATCGGCACATTCATGAATGAACAGGATCTTATGGTAACTCTTCAGGAACTGTTCAGGCAAAATCATTCCTTGAAAAATACTGCTGAGGCCTTGCATATACATATTAACACCCTTCATTACAGACTCAAAAAAATATCGGATCTTTCCGGGCTATATACATCTAATTTGAATGATTTAATGAAATTATTTATAGCGGTAAAACTTTTAGAGGAAGGCACAAAAAACAATTAA
- a CDS encoding TrkH family potassium uptake protein, whose product MWKDVRSWLDKLTPAQVISGYYLLAVSVSVLLLRIPAVHKPGVAVAFIDTVFTAVSAVSVTGLSVVDISETYSVFGYFVIMFILQFGGIGIMALGTFFWLLLGRKIGLRGRRLIMVDHNQYALSGLVNLVKEIIKIILVIETLGALILGFHFLKYYPAWDDAFLHALFASVSATTNGGMDITGASLKPYAGDYFVQLINIILITLGAIGFPVLIELKQYLFRNKWDQEPSFRFSLFAKLTTVTYAALLVFGTVILLIMEFNQYFKDMNWHESFFYAFFQSATTRSGGLSTMDVNEFTMPTLIIMSILMFIGASPSSVGGGIRTTTFAVNILFIYHFAKGNRDIKIFKREIHEDDILKSLAITLLAIGMCFLSVVILSITEKQMELIEIIFEVCSAFGTTGLSLGITPELSMIGKCIIMALMFIGRIGLTSFLFIIGGKEKQPNFHYPKERVIIG is encoded by the coding sequence ATGTGGAAAGACGTAAGAAGTTGGCTGGATAAACTAACACCTGCCCAAGTAATATCCGGATATTATTTATTGGCAGTATCTGTATCGGTACTTTTATTAAGAATACCGGCTGTACATAAACCAGGAGTGGCGGTTGCATTTATTGATACGGTTTTCACTGCTGTAAGTGCAGTCAGTGTGACTGGTCTGTCTGTGGTTGATATATCAGAAACATACAGTGTTTTTGGTTATTTTGTCATCATGTTCATCCTTCAGTTTGGCGGAATAGGGATCATGGCGCTGGGCACATTCTTTTGGCTTCTGCTGGGCCGCAAGATTGGATTAAGAGGGCGCCGCCTCATAATGGTCGATCATAATCAATATGCTTTGTCAGGCCTGGTCAATTTAGTAAAAGAAATCATTAAAATTATATTAGTGATTGAAACGCTTGGTGCACTAATATTGGGTTTTCATTTTCTTAAATATTATCCGGCATGGGATGACGCATTCCTGCATGCGCTGTTCGCATCTGTCAGTGCAACAACCAACGGAGGCATGGATATTACAGGAGCCTCTCTTAAACCATATGCCGGCGATTATTTCGTGCAGCTGATCAATATTATTCTGATTACTTTAGGAGCTATAGGTTTTCCTGTTCTTATCGAATTAAAGCAATATTTATTTCGGAATAAATGGGATCAGGAACCATCTTTTCGCTTTTCCTTATTTGCAAAATTGACGACTGTTACGTATGCCGCCCTTCTTGTGTTTGGTACGGTTATATTGCTCATCATGGAATTCAATCAATATTTTAAAGACATGAACTGGCATGAAAGCTTCTTTTATGCATTCTTCCAATCCGCAACCACCCGGAGCGGCGGTTTATCAACCATGGATGTAAATGAGTTTACAATGCCTACTCTCATCATAATGAGTATTTTAATGTTCATCGGGGCATCACCGAGTTCTGTCGGCGGGGGCATCAGGACGACTACCTTTGCTGTGAATATCCTTTTTATATATCACTTTGCCAAAGGAAATCGGGATATAAAAATATTTAAAAGAGAAATTCATGAAGATGATATTCTGAAGTCCCTTGCTATCACATTGCTTGCAATTGGAATGTGTTTTCTCTCTGTTGTCATTCTAAGTATTACAGAAAAGCAGATGGAGCTTATTGAAATAATTTTCGAGGTCTGTTCAGCTTTTGGTACTACAGGTCTATCGTTAGGAATCACACCTGAATTATCAATGATCGGGAAATGTATCATAATGGCCTTAATGTTTATTGGAAGAATTGGATTAACTTCTTTCTTATTTATTATAGGCGGCAAAGAAAAACAGCCGAATTTTCATTATCCTAAAGAGCGAGTTATTATTGGATAA
- a CDS encoding DUF3905 domain-containing protein yields MTNKNNKDNKNIGIDETLPHQIEAPSFKDTGMKLQPPFKNSFGVTIGDSYYSSDSSPLENWSDETDPAVMAGEEWIHPTNDIGWNTSENKELLESKKPPQGYPFMHPTKDVSRGTD; encoded by the coding sequence ATGACTAATAAAAATAATAAAGATAACAAAAACATTGGCATTGATGAGACACTTCCACATCAAATAGAAGCACCGAGCTTTAAAGACACAGGCATGAAACTTCAGCCGCCTTTCAAGAATTCTTTTGGCGTAACCATTGGGGACAGTTATTATTCTTCGGACAGTTCACCGCTGGAAAACTGGAGCGATGAAACAGATCCTGCAGTGATGGCAGGTGAGGAATGGATTCATCCGACAAATGATATCGGCTGGAATACATCGGAAAACAAAGAACTCCTTGAAAGCAAAAAGCCGCCTCAAGGCTACCCATTCATGCATCCTACCAAGGATGTCAGCCGCGGGACGGATTAA
- a CDS encoding B12-binding domain-containing radical SAM protein produces the protein MKVIASTLNAKYIHTNIAIRYLKAYAQPEFNVELAEYTIKDPVMNIVTDLVRKKPDVIGFSCYIWNIEETIKVIKMIKKIDPSIHIAVGGPEVTYDVADWMNNIKEFDYIVIGEGEETFKQLLTELNGTMNMENVHGLAFRENGQVRINPQRNKLDLRELPSPFRFEEDIPHLSKRVTYIETSRGCPFSCQFCLSSIEVGVRYFDREKIKDDIRYLMKNGAKTLKFVDRTFNISRSYALEMFQFLIDEHLPGTVFQFEITADIMRPEVIEFLNKEAPAGLFRFEIGVQSTNDYTNELVMRKQNFDKLCRTVTMVKDGGKIDQHLDLIAGLPEEDYDSFKRTFNDVFAMRPEELQLGFLKMLRGTGLRLRAEDHQYIYMDHSPYEILGNNVLSFDDIIRIKQVEDVLEKYWNDHRMDATVEYLVTKVFPTPFDFFQEFGSYWEKKGWSRIGHQLEDLFKRLFEFLQSKEIADLDIAEGLMKFDYISKQKYKPRKPWWQPSFEKSERSKLYQSLLENPIQLGESFLSLQLNEKEIYKHTLSERLSFDIEQYIKDGIIEKSDSVLLAYFDSSTETVSIFTGHIHE, from the coding sequence ATGAAAGTTATCGCCAGTACGCTTAATGCCAAATACATTCATACAAATATAGCGATCCGCTATCTAAAGGCATACGCTCAGCCTGAATTCAATGTGGAATTAGCCGAATATACAATTAAAGATCCGGTAATGAATATCGTTACAGATCTGGTCCGCAAAAAACCTGATGTGATCGGATTCAGCTGTTATATATGGAATATCGAAGAGACCATTAAGGTCATTAAAATGATAAAAAAGATTGACCCCTCCATTCATATTGCAGTCGGAGGACCTGAAGTGACATATGATGTTGCGGATTGGATGAACAATATAAAAGAATTTGATTACATTGTTATCGGGGAAGGTGAGGAAACATTCAAACAGCTGCTGACAGAGCTGAATGGCACCATGAATATGGAAAATGTGCATGGACTTGCTTTCAGGGAAAATGGCCAGGTTCGTATTAATCCGCAGCGGAATAAGCTGGATTTGCGCGAGCTGCCCTCACCATTCCGCTTTGAAGAAGATATTCCCCACCTTTCTAAACGGGTCACTTATATAGAAACCAGCCGGGGATGCCCTTTCAGCTGCCAGTTTTGCCTTTCCTCTATTGAAGTAGGTGTGCGCTACTTTGACAGGGAAAAAATTAAGGATGACATCCGATATTTAATGAAGAATGGTGCCAAAACCCTTAAATTTGTGGACCGCACTTTCAACATAAGCCGCAGTTATGCTTTGGAAATGTTCCAATTTTTAATCGATGAACATCTGCCGGGAACTGTATTTCAATTTGAGATCACTGCAGATATCATGAGACCGGAAGTAATTGAATTTCTAAACAAGGAAGCTCCGGCAGGATTATTCCGATTTGAAATTGGTGTACAATCGACTAATGACTATACCAATGAATTGGTCATGAGGAAGCAGAACTTTGACAAACTTTGCCGCACGGTCACAATGGTAAAGGATGGAGGAAAAATCGACCAGCATCTTGACTTAATTGCCGGACTGCCGGAGGAAGATTATGATTCATTCAAAAGAACATTCAATGATGTTTTTGCAATGCGGCCCGAAGAGCTCCAGCTCGGCTTCTTAAAAATGCTGAGAGGCACCGGGCTTCGCTTGAGAGCAGAAGATCATCAATATATTTATATGGACCATTCACCATATGAAATACTTGGAAATAATGTTTTATCCTTTGATGACATCATTCGCATTAAACAAGTTGAAGATGTTTTAGAGAAATATTGGAATGATCATAGAATGGATGCGACCGTTGAATATTTGGTTACAAAAGTATTTCCGACTCCATTCGATTTCTTCCAGGAATTTGGAAGTTATTGGGAGAAAAAAGGATGGTCCAGAATTGGCCATCAGCTTGAGGATCTTTTCAAACGCCTTTTTGAATTCCTGCAATCAAAAGAAATTGCTGATTTGGATATAGCAGAAGGCCTTATGAAGTTTGACTATATTTCAAAACAAAAATACAAGCCTAGAAAACCCTGGTGGCAGCCAAGCTTTGAAAAATCCGAAAGATCAAAGCTTTACCAGTCTCTGCTTGAAAATCCAATCCAGCTGGGAGAAAGCTTCTTAAGCCTTCAGCTGAATGAAAAAGAAATATACAAACATACCTTAAGTGAAAGATTATCTTTTGATATTGAACAATATATTAAGGATGGAATAATTGAAAAGAGTGACTCTGTTCTGCTTGCCTATTTCGACTCAAGCACAGAAACAGTTTCCATCTTTACTGGCCATATACATGAATGA
- a CDS encoding (Fe-S)-binding protein, with translation MKVSLFATCLVDMFQGNAGKAAVELLERLGCEIDFPESQVCCGQPAYNSGYVKESKEAMKRMITAFEHAEYVVSPSGSCAYMFHEYPHVFKGDSVWELRAKKLAEKTYELTQFIVEVLNVDDVGAKLKGKATYHTSCHMTRLLGVKEAPVKLLKNVKGLEFEELPGKEQCCGFGGTFSVKMAQISEQMVDEKVGHIEETEAEILIGADAGCLMNIGGRIGRQGKPIRVMHIAEVLNCR, from the coding sequence ATGAAGGTAAGTCTTTTTGCAACATGTCTGGTAGATATGTTTCAGGGAAATGCAGGCAAAGCAGCTGTTGAATTGCTTGAGCGCCTGGGATGTGAAATAGATTTTCCGGAATCACAGGTCTGCTGCGGCCAGCCTGCCTACAACAGCGGCTATGTGAAAGAATCAAAGGAAGCCATGAAAAGGATGATCACAGCATTTGAGCATGCAGAATATGTTGTTTCCCCTTCTGGATCTTGCGCCTATATGTTTCATGAGTATCCGCATGTTTTTAAAGGTGACTCTGTGTGGGAACTCAGAGCAAAAAAGCTTGCAGAAAAAACATACGAACTTACTCAATTTATCGTTGAAGTTCTAAACGTGGACGATGTCGGGGCAAAGTTAAAAGGAAAAGCCACTTATCATACATCCTGCCATATGACCAGGCTTCTTGGTGTAAAAGAAGCACCTGTGAAATTATTAAAAAATGTGAAGGGCCTGGAATTCGAAGAGCTTCCCGGCAAGGAGCAATGCTGCGGTTTTGGCGGTACCTTCTCCGTGAAAATGGCTCAAATATCTGAACAAATGGTAGATGAAAAAGTTGGGCATATAGAGGAGACTGAAGCAGAAATCCTCATTGGAGCTGACGCAGGGTGCCTGATGAATATTGGAGGCAGGATCGGAAGGCAGGGAAAACCAATAAGGGTTATGCATATTGCTGAAGTGTTAAATTGCCGTTAA